A DNA window from Zingiber officinale cultivar Zhangliang chromosome 3A, Zo_v1.1, whole genome shotgun sequence contains the following coding sequences:
- the LOC122053575 gene encoding uncharacterized protein LOC122053575, which produces MRGPGRPLSELLQEQQEPFVLDVYLAERGHYCLERLLLLASNKSSSCTFCCHGNASKKLQFFTSHGFIKCWKNAFTSCHKTPNHHHHHHHHHHHHHSNYSVDHYDAEVVLSLPRKFLSIFNEILEAAYTPAFHQLIGSKRRAVTEKNIHEKILLVERQQRHLTCNKRHLVISSEFSCLSNLEWSGLQSDLVGEVGVEIGAALLEDIKEETILDMIGPYHFRTLTSSSPLL; this is translated from the exons ATGAGAGGCCCTGGAAGGCCCCTCTCTGAGCTGTTGCAAGAGCAGCAGGAGCCATTTGTGTTGGACGTTTACCTGGCTGAGAGAGGCCACTACTGCTTAGAGAGGCTTCTTCTCCTTGCATCCAATAAGTCTTCCTCTTGCACCTTTTGCTGCCATGGTAATGCATCAAAGAAGCTGCAGTTCTTTACCAGCCACGGCTTCATCAAGTGTTGGAAGAATGCCTTCACCTCGTGTCACAAAACTCctaaccaccaccaccaccaccatcatcatcatcatcatcatcacagCAATTACAGTGTTGATCACT ATGATGCGGAGGTTGTTCTTAGCTTGCCAAGGAAATTTCTCAGCATCTTCAATGAGATTCTTGAGGCTGCTTACACCCCTGCATTTCATCAGCTCATCGGATCTAAAAGAAGAGCTGTAACCGAGAAAAACATTCATGAGAAGATACTCTTAGTGGAGAGGCAGCAGAGACATTTAACATGCAACAAAAGGCATTTGGTGATCTCTTCAGAGTTTTCATGTCTCAGTAATTTGGAGTGGAGTGGACTGCAATCTGATCTGGTTGGAGAGGTTGGAGTGGAGATAGGAGCTGCACTTTTGGAAGACATCAAAGAGGAAACAATCTTAGACATGATAGGTCCTTATCACTTCAGAACTTTGACGAGTTCATCGCCATTGTTGTAG
- the LOC122051222 gene encoding growth-regulating factor 6-like produces MDALAGDSSEAAAAAASGGGNGTGGLFSSSASAVSNQRGPFGSVLQKHDRGSGESEEYDWRSPKVARSDALTAAPAKAVPFLLRSETHPLFPDGEQMLSFSSASKSEMVTDATLAYYNRPSVSSSSAQCYLRGNAGLLSASSNGNSQSVLARVRGPFTPSQWLELEHQALIYKYLLANVPIPATLIAPLRRSLGASSWFSPLSAGSFGSVGWGSFYSGNADPEPGRCRRTDGKKWRCSRDAVADKKYCERHMNRGRHRSRKHVEGQSGHAAKATPIATSSQPTFALPDGGASSGALTAAQQLSKSLQSNIKDPVQYNGMQVNNEEQNNYSQNLKSLSVPNLVCQRPQSNFYPISKPHTPFEGTPSSAELGAFANDSVLNSSWSSLSDSVSLIPSPKLNHHDQSNPLRHFFDDCPKVQSNYLTATWPGVEETQTDRTQLSISNPISCSDFSSTTSSNHDILALSPLKLSREYGYDHVHMGLGMGVLTNASQRQMNWRPLSWEASISGPLGEVLNSTSSTPKDQSKNSFTSLNLLADDWDSRSRMEFSPTGVLQKTSLASLCSSTGSSPRAENRMLHEGTSSHCNDLNDSTLVDAPTIPPL; encoded by the exons ATGGACGCCTTAGCTGGAGACTCTTCTgaagctgctgctgctgctgctagtGGCGGCGGTAATGGTACTGGTGGCCTATTCTCGTCCTCAGCCTCTGCTGTCAGTAACCAGAGAGGTCCCTTCGGATCCGTGCTGCAGAAGCACGACAGAGGGTCCGGTGAGTCCGAAGAGTACGATTGGAGATCGCCCAAGGTGGCCAGGTCCGATGCATTGACCGCAGCACCCGCAAAGGCGGTTCCTTTCCTCCTCAGATCCGAAACCCATCCCCTGTTCCCTGACGGCGAGCAAATGCTCAGCTTCTCGTCAGCATCCAAGAGCGAGATGGTGACTGATGCGACCTTGGCTTACTACAACCGCCCCTCCGTGAGCTCTTCCTCCGCGCAGTGCTACCTCAGGGGAAATGCAG GCTTGTTATCAGCAAGTTCTAATGGTAACTCGCAAAGCGTTTTGGCGAGGGTAAGGGGACCCTTCACTCCTTCTCAGTGGCTGGAGCTGGAACACCAGGCATTGATCTACAAGTACCTCCTTGCAAATGTGCCCATTCCAGCCACTCTGATCGCCCCCCTACGGCGGAGTCTAGGTGCTTCTTCCTGGTTCTCTCCTCTGTCAGCTGGATCTTTTGGCTCAG TGGGGTGGGGGTCATTCTATTCTGGGAATGCTGACCCAGAGCCTGGTAGATGCCGTCGGACCGACGGGAAGAAATGGCGATGCTCCAGGGATGCAGTTGCTGACAAGAAATACTGCGAGCGACACATGAACAGGGGCCGCCATCGTTCAAGAAAGCATGTGGAAGGTCAGAGTGGCCATGCCGCCAAAGCAACTCCCATAGCTACCTCTTCCCAACCGACTTTTGCTCTTCCTGATGGTGGTGCTTCGTCTGGTGCTCTCACGGCTGCGCAGCAGCTGAGTAAAAGCTTGCAGTCTAACATCAAAGATCCTGTGCAGTACAATGG GATGCAGGTGAACAATGAAGAACAaaataattattctcagaatctGAAAAGCCTCTCTGTGCCAAATCTTGTTTGCCAAAGACCTCAGAGTAACTTCTATCCGATCTCAAAGCCACACACGCCCTTTGAAGGAACCCCTTCCAGTGCTGAGTTGGGTGCCTTTGCCAACGATTCAGTTTTGAATTCCTCATGGAGCTCGTTATCTGATAGTGTCAGTTTGATTCCCTCCCCCAAGCTCAATCACCATGATCAGTCCAACCCCCTTCGGCACTTCTTCGATGACTGCCCCAAAGTCCAGTCCAACTATCTGACCGCTACCTGGCCTGGAGTTGAAGAAACACAGACAGATAGAACCCAACTCTCCATCTCCAATCCAATATCTTGTTCTGACTTCTCGTCCACCACCTCATCTAACCATGACATACTAGCACTTTCACCACTTAAGTTGTCGAGAGAATACGGATACGACCATGTCCATATGGGTTTAGGCATGGGAGTTCTAACCAATGCATCCCAGAGGCAGATGAATTGGAGACCTCTCTCCTGGGAGGCTTCCATATCTGGACCCTTAGGAGAGGTGCTGAACAGCACCAGTAGCACACCCAAGGATCAAAGCAAGAACTCTTTTACATCTCTAAATCTCTTGGCAGATGACTGGGATTCAAGAAGTCGAATGGAGTTCTCGCCAACTGGTGTACTGCAGAAAACTTCATTAGCATCATTATGTAGCAGCACGGGAAGCAGTCCGAGGGCAGAGAACCGCATGCTTCATGAGGGTACAAGCAGCCACTGCAATGACCTGAATGACTCAACCCTTGTCGATGCTCCAACAATCCCTCCACTCTGA
- the LOC122051224 gene encoding probable zinc metallopeptidase EGY3, chloroplastic, translating into MASSHFLLVSLPLTPSPVPKSFRPKLQSWQPRRFRLRSRRRDGRLPMFSVRDQEELPKSSSSPVAVATDEVGDSRPDKAVESGSAVGEVAEGGELDEEARQQEVDWKTDEEFKKFMSNPSIEAAIKLEKKRAERKLRELDRESDANPLTLPLRILLRGSLAKEKERLEKAEETFKALDLNKLKNCFGFDTFFVVDVRRFGDGGIFIGNLRRPIEEVMPKLEKKLSEAAGRDVVLWFMEEMKDDITKKVCVVQPKAEIDLQFESTTLSTPWGYLSALMLCVATFGTIALMSGFFLKPDATFDDYIADVLPLFSGFLLILGVSEITTRVTAARYGVKLSPSFLVPSNWTGCIGVMNNYESLLPNKKALFDIPVARTASAYITSLILAITAFVVDGSFNGGDNALFIRPQFFYNNPLLSFIQLVIGPYADELGNVLPNAVEGVGVPVDPLAFAGLLGMVVTSLNLLPCGRLEGGRIVQALLGRRTAALLSSATSLLLGIGGLSGSVLCLAWGLFATFFRGGEELPAKDEITPLGDDRYAWGFILALICFLTLVPNGGGTFSSSFFNPPFFRGDVY; encoded by the exons ATGGCCTCTTCCCACTTCCTCCTCGTGTCTCTCCCTCTTACCCCTTCCCCTGTCCCAAAATCTTTTCGCCCCAAGCTCCAGTCTTGGCAACCTCGCAGATTCCGGCTCCGCTCCCGCCGCAGAGATGGACGTCTACCAATGTTCTCAGTCCGGGATCAGGAAGAGCTACCGAAGTCGTCTTCTTCACCTGTTGCCGTCGCTACCGATGAGGTTGGTGATAGCAGGCCGGATAAGGCTGTGGAAAGTGGGTCGGCGGTGGGTGAAGTCGCGGAGGGAGGAGAACTGGATGAGGAGGCTCGGCAGCAGGAAGTGGATTGGAAGACGGACGAGGAGTTCAAGAAATTCATGAGCAATCCTTCCATAGAGGCTGCGATCAAGCTCGAGAAGAAACGGGCTGAGCGGAAGCTCAGGGAGCTTGACAGGGAATCCGATGCCAATCCCCTCACTCTTCCTTTGAGGATTCTGCTCAGGGGTAGCCTAGCCAAAGAGAAGGAGAGATTGGAGAAGGCCGAAGAGACATTCAAGGCTCTGGATCTTAACAAG CTCAAGAACTGCTTTGGTTTTGACACATTCTTTGTTGTGGATGTTCGGAGGTTTGGTGATGGTGGTATTTTCATTGGCAATTTGAGGAGACCGATCGAAGAGGTCATGCCGAAGCTTGAAAAAAAGCTCTCTGAGGCAGCTGGCCGGGACGTGGTGTTGTGGTTCATGGAGGAGATGAAGGACGACATAACCAAGAAG GTGTGCGTGGTGCAACCCAAAGCAGAAATTGATCTTCAATTTGAGTCCACAACGCTGAGCACACCATGGGGATATTTGAGTGCCCTAATGCTGTGTGTTGCGACATTTGGAACTATAGCATTGATGAGTGGCTTCTTCCTTAAGCCCGATGCTACTTTTGACGACTACATAGCAGATGTTCTCCCCCTTTTCAGCGGTTTTCTTTTGATCTTAGGTGTATCAGAG ATTACAACAAGGGTAACAGCAGCTCGCTATGGTGTTAAGCTCAGTCCATCATTCCTTGTGCCATCAAATTGGACTGGATGCATAGGGGTGATGAATAACTATGAATCACTATTGCCCAATAAAAAGGCTCTATTCGACATCCCTGTTGCACGCACTGCCAGTGCCTATATAACATCACTAATCCTTGCCATCACTGCTTTTGTAGTTGATGGTAGTTTCAATGGTGGAGACAATGCTTT ATTTATCAGGCCACAATTCTTCTATAACAATCCACTTCTTTCATTCATTCAACTTGTGATAGGACCTTATGCTGATGAATTGGGCAATGTACTACCAAATGCAGTTGAAGGGGTTGGAGTACCTGTTGATCCTCTTGCTTTTGCTGGACTTTTAG GGATGGTTGTGACATCCTTGAATCTACTACCATGTGGAAGGCTTGAAGGCGGGCGCATCGTACAGGCTCTTTTGGGAAGGAGAACTGCAGCCCTATTATCATCCGCGACATCCTTGCTCCTCGGAATCGGTGGCCTCAGTGGCAGTGTGCTCTGTTTAGCCTGGGGCTTATTTGCTACATTCTTCCGTGGCGGGGAGGAACTGCCTGCCAAGGACGAGATCACCCCGTTGGGCGACGACCGTTACGCTTGGGGTTTCATCTTGGCCTTGATTTGCTTCCTCACCCTTGTTCCAAATGGTGGTGGCACATTCTCCAGCTCCTTCTTTAACCCGCCGTTCTTCAGAGGAGACGTCTATTAG